In Corylus avellana chromosome ca8, CavTom2PMs-1.0, the genomic stretch CCACATACAAAGTCTTCTGAGAAACGGACTAGAAGAATATTTTTGTGTTCTTACTTTAATAATGAGAAAAGATTACAGCAAATCCATTTATGAAATTGAATGTGTGTTTGCTCTTCCATTGTTCTCATCCCAGAAGataggggaaaatacactttaccttCTTGAACTATttactcatttgcacttttaaccctaatgtttaagaagtgacactttatccccccaaaactttcaaattgttgcaattcgatcattttgatttttttttttcccaaaacgcCCCataccaagtttttttttaaaaaaaaaaattaaaaattaattattttttttttaaaaaaaaagggtggccggttggggtggctggccaccccttaattttaattttaattttttcaaaattttaaacttttttaatatatattttttccaacttaaaaaaaaaaaaaaaaaaaaaggtcaaaatagATGAATCGcaataatttggaagtttggggaggaggggtaaagtgttactttttaaacattgaggttaaaaGTGTAAGTAAGTGGATAGTTCAggaggtaaaatatatttttcttcagaaGATATATAGTCCATAGTTATTATAGTAGGGCAAAGGGGATGTTTATGGTTATTGTATTGTATGGGTAAGCAATGGAGTGCATAAGAGTGTGTAGGATTCTGGCAGTCCTAACTGGGTGTAGAGTGCTCCTAGGCGTACAACGAGTTCTTGATAAATTGATATGTCAGTTTATGTGACACTTACCATGTTAaccactaaaaaattaattttacttaacaagttttgttaatttttttcatttatgctaAATTACATGGCAATTATATTGATTATCACGTGAGTTTATAAAACattgtagtaaaagttgtatTCCAACTATTTTCTGTCAAAGTAACAGAAAAGTGGAAAGTTTGGATTGAGGACTGAATGAGTGAGGAAGAGAGAAGGGAGACGGTAGGAATGATGGATCTTATGACAAATTATTCAAGATATATCATGTGAAATTACTCGACTGCTGGTATTAGACTCGAATGGTGTGAGAATGATCACTTGTATTACACAATTACACCTACAACTTAAAAGgctaatttttaatatttaaacacACCCACAAATTGtgcgtgtgtgtatatatatatcaaagcaaatatacatatatgtttcatattatattttaacgagctttaaattatcaaaaaaaaaaaaaaaatcacttgtaTTCTTACACTTGTAAGAGTTTTGGGCATACTAGCTACACTTGtacaaaagaggaaaagaaggtGAAAAATGGCAGTAGATTGAAGGGATGAGGAGGGGTTGTAAGAAAGATAATAGTTTTTGTTAGAGCAGTTTTTGGTACGGCCTGACCAACGATAGGCTACCTGCAAAATAGTAAAAGCGTCAATGGATCCACCGGTCCGGAGACCGAGGAAACTCCGATTCTTAAGTTAGCATTCTTATTTAGAAAGTGAATATAGCAATGAGCTTAAGAGTTTTTGGAGATGAATCGACCGATCCCTTTATTTGATGCCTTGCATCCTTTTGTAGGGTTTTAGGTAACCGTTTTCCATATAGTCGTTCCACATTCATCTGGTGGGTGAGAGATAATGGTTAATATGTTTATGTAGTGTTTGAGAGACAATCTCCTGAAATATCTAAAATAGCTTAATTATTGTAGAACTAGATCTGTGGCTGTAGTTCATCTGAATGAGATTTCTTGAGTGGGACCTATAGTAGATTAAAGTTTTACTAAACCCAACGATGAAATAGTAGGAGGGGGCAGAAACAAGATATGATTGCTAAGAAGGGAAAACTAGTGTGGGCAAACACTTTTGAGGTTTTGAATATTCAGGAGAAAGAAGTTGAAATGGGAGAGAGCTCAAAGGATAATAATCTAACagtaagtattcataatattttGGATATACATATAAAGGATAATTGTCTTTCGAATGTGGATAATAGGAATAAAGGTAAGGGTAAGTTAGGAGAAGATGTTGATACCATTAATATATCCTTTGGGTAACAAGAGGGAAGAAGGGAGTCTTGTCTTTGTATACCGCTTCGTGCGGTCCTTAGAGAGGACCGGatctttttttggtttcattgCCTACCATTTGTTTTAATTACCATCTTTGTATTGTCTTTTCCgtttgggttttgttgttgGGGAACCCACCCCGTTTCATTTGTGTTTGTCTCTATAACTCTTGTCCcattattgaataaaataaatttaaaataataaatataacaaaataaaaattaaaaaaaaaaaaaaagaaaaaaaaaaaagaggaggaatGGGGGTTTTGTGGATAAGAAGCTGGACGAGTGTTAGTTAATGAGGCGTGGATGGAAGAGCATGGAAAGTCTTTAGTGGAGTTTCAAGAAGCAGGGGTATCAGATCACTCTCTCCAGGTCTTGCTACAATGGGTAAGTTCCAGAACTTTGGCCCTAagactttcaaattttttggcttttgggcTGAGAATGAAAGTTTTCTCTTGGGTGGACGAAGGTTGCAGTATGAGGGTGATGGGGGGTTCCAATGTATCGGTTGTATGTGAAATTGCAAGCTGTGAAGAATGTGTTGAAAAGCAAATAAGGAGCTCTATGGGGGTAGATTGCAGAGAGTCATGCAAGTTAAGGAGAGATTAGAGCATGCTCAAAGAGAAGTTTTGAATTCGGGTGGTAATGCTTCTAGTATTAAAAGTggctcttcaaattttaaaaagttaatttttctcttcaaatttaacttttatttaaagagCTCAATAAGAGTGTTGTAAGGCTTATAGACTACAGAGTTTGATTCTTTGACTCAATTGACTGGGATTTCATCCCTGCAATGTCTTATCTGTGTCTTTTATTTAAACAGCTCAATTGACTACAGATTTTGCATCACTCTCAGGTTTGAATCCTAATTCTTCTAAAAGCACTTTCTTTTGCTCCAGGGTTGATGGGGGATTGAAGGGGAAAATCAGTGAGTGTCTACAAATGAGAGAGGGGGTCCTTCCTATTAGGTATCTAGGTGTGCCTTCAATCTCTACGAAGCTATCAGCTGTGGACTATGAGTAGTTGCAGAAGATTTTGGGGAGAGTGGATTCTTGGTTTTCAAAACACATTTCCTTTGTTGGGAGATTACAATTGGTGCCCTCTGTATTATATAGTATCCAGATTTATTGTTCAACTATCTTTTATCTTACCTAAACAGCTCATTAGAGCTATTGAACAAAAGTTCAACAGATTTTTGTAGAAGTTGAATGGAATATGTTGATCACCCGTTTTTTTATTGTGGATACAGCAAAAGGCTTTGGCGGGAActcatgagaaaaaaaaaaacatctaatAGAATAAAGGAACACATAATAGAAGTGATTTgaatgagaataaaaaaaattgaacaaattgGGGACTGACCCTTGACATATTGTATTGACAAAATCTTGATGTATTGTTGGGTTTTGAAAGCATAAATAGAAACGGGTAAATTTGTTACCGGGATTGGAATTTGAACGGGTCAGAAGGATCCAACCATTCGGGTGATTAGAAACTTTATCAACAAAGAAATTATTTGACAAAGTGGCCTCCATGTATAAGATCTCTCTTTAACGAGAAAGACCCACCCGTTGAACAAGCTACAATTCAGCTAGTAAATTGCAGCCAATGAGAGAGTCCTGATAAGATCCACCTGCCTAAGAGCCTCACACCTTTAGCTGCCCAGGCACCAACTCGGGCATATAGACCCTATAAAAAGCCCTTTCATTAGCTACCTAGATTGGCTGCTTGCAGGCTTGCAGCCAAACCCCATCCCTTGAACCCAACATCTTATCACCTCTTATATTCTTCTAGGAGATTTTGACCATTGGCACAGTCCAAGAATTAGTTGATGGGATACTGATGCTTACTTATATACCCCACACAGCACATCCCATTGGGCCCCTAAGAGGAGAATGTATTTCAAGGAAATAGTGATTAAGCTGAAAAATAGAACTGCCTAAATCAGCCCAAAGGAAGAAGGGCATTCAACCAAAGATTTGCTATAATGAGGACTAAATGAtacctaataaaaaaatcaacatcatggGACAACAATTCTTAAGCCATGCTTGTTCAAAACTATAAATGGACATAACAGCCTACAGAAGAGACAGATCCCCATAGGGTTGGACCCAGCCAAAACTCGGTTGAGAAACATATTGTGGCCTGTTTGCTGAAGCATCATCTTTTCTATAAGTCAACCCAAGCAGAATCAAACCACAGATCTGCACAAAAGGAGTAAATTATCAGCAAACTCTGATAATATCATGGTTCTGATAGCAGCCTATAATGACTATGAACAAATCGGGGACGATTATTTGCTGTGTCTAAATGGAAATACAAGCATtcatctttgaaaaaaataaaagttattgtTTTCTATTAGTTATGTGTCATTATCAAGGATATGAGGTTAGAAAAATTTTCGTCCTCCGGACAAAATTCTGAAATCTGGTCATGTAGCCAGTACAAATCTATGCCATGGAGAAGCCAAAAATTATCAACTTTGAATAATTCAGAAAGCACAGGATTTTCTGCAAGCCTAGGTGATTTGTGAATAAATATTAAACATGATTTGAGATTTAGATAGATGAAGAAATTTCATTGCATGTGGTAACAGCATTTGCATGAAATGTGGTACAAAGCCCCCAGCTATAACTTACACACTTAACAAAGAAATGCATACGGGAATAGCAGTCTATTTAATCGGCGTGCAGTTGATATGAAATAATGTTAGTGCAGTTGATGAATCGGCTTCACAGAGGTTAAAAACTACATGTTTGAGATCTCAAACAAGAACTAAACATGTTTCAAAATATGCCTCTAAAGACAATGGCAAATCAGGGCTTCCATAGTATCACAATTTGTAACTTTCTTTTAAGATCATAAAACCTAGCACAAAATAGAAAGCTGCTGAAATGAAATGATAATCCACTGTTCATGTAGTTTTGATTTCTAAGTGCACAATTTTGATTTAAAGCCAGAACGATAGTGTACCTTAATAGCCATTATCTATTTTGCGTGGCTCAACAAGGATATAAAGTGGCTTTCCGTTAAGCCTGCGTTGTCCCTGAAAAGCATgcatttttgaaagagcaactCAATTCCAAATGTCAATTTCAAGTAATATTTCAGCAAAACATAAGAGTACAGTTCGTTTACGCTGAATGCTATCAACATGAAAGAAAATGCTCCATGCATATTATGCAATACTTTTGTAGAAGGAAAACCTTCAAACTTTGAAACCCTCCCTACCACAGCCCCCACCCAAAGAGAGTATGTGAGGTAGACATAAGATATTGTTACCTGCATTGCTTTATTGAAAATGTTTATAGACTCACATTTCTTGTTTTCGTTtccaaaaaaaagtttaaacatCTTTTCTTGCTTTCACTTCAAGCCCTTTTCCTGTATCATTCTTAGTAAAATGGTTTTAATTATGAAACAATTTATTGCATCTCAAATCAGTTTTCTGTTTCCAGCAATAATGGAGATAGAAATCAGGAAAAATGTTTCCAATTAACAAACATTCATTTAGAATCATATATTCGTGCTTTGAACAATTCTTCCCACGGTTTCTAAATGTTCTATAACCATATTAGATTCAATAAGGATGCAACAGAATCATACACGCATGGAGCTCCGTACTATTTACAGGCAAGTTTCATTGTTCTTTCTCCTTTTCCATTGGTTTCCATAGTAAGTTATTTCGCCCAAATGGGTAACAAAAGGAGAGAACATATAAATGATTACATGTTATTTGTCAGTGTCGTCAAATAATTTTATGGTCATGGTAGGAAGATAAATAATCAGAGAGATATATCTAAAGCCAATATATGACAGATGATATTAATGAATAAGACAGGCTGAACTAATTGGAGACCAATAAGTAAGAGACAAACTGACTTAAGTTGTAGGGGATTAAGCAGTACCTTAACCTCAGGCAACCCAATAACGCATGCACATTCAACCACTTCGGCCCCCACACGTTCTAGATAAACAGCATATTTGCATTCCATAAACTAATTACAAGTTACCTACTGAACCAGTAGAAGAGAACACaataaactagaaaaacagaaatgCTTAGAAAAGGTCTAGAACTCACCTAAAAGTCTTATGGCTGCCGATAAAGTCCCACCCGTAGCTACCAAATCATCGATTACCAATGCACGCTCGCCGGGCTGAACAGCCCCAACATGCATTTCCAGACAATCAGTTCCATACTCCAGGACATACGCTTCCGAAATTACTTCGCCTACACATGAAACATGTGGAAAATTCCACTTGCTCTTTACAGAAGCAACAAACCGCCCtaaagggattttttttattttcaaaacatcattCATCTCTATCTGAAAATATCGACTAACCtgtaaaaaatggttaaaatataTACAAGGTAGACAAGTCTGTGATTCATCAccagaataaataaataaataaaactttccttgaatcaaatttttgttaaaatggcTTGTTAACAGATCCAATGTGAACAACAAAGCAACAGTGTCACACTCacacatgaaataaaatatatatatgccactCCCTCTTAGAAGCACCATTTAATTTCAGCTTACCTGGTAACTTTCTAGGTTTACGCAAAGGAACAAACTTTGCTCCAATAGCTAAGGCAATGGACGGACCAAACATGAATCCTCTGGCTTCCACCCCTAGAAACAATTTACTTATAACATAAGAAGCACGCAAATGAAGCAGAGAAGCAATCAATATTACAGAAATCTAATCCCAAAACTATCATTTTGCACTTCTCAAATCTTGTACATCTACTAATTCCCCTGGTCAACCACAAAACCACCCAGATGATTTTAAGGCCTATAAATGGCAATTTCCCCCAACAAACATGGATTTTAAGGCCTGTAAATGGGGTTCAATTGCTTTTAGGAACAATGATTAAAAGTTTTTATCTAGGTTTAAAAAACAAACTCATATGCAGAGTGAATGTACCAAATGTATGtaatttgctaaaaaaaaatgttagtcaCTCAACCCAATTCACCCTTTTCCAAATCAACCCCCATGAACTGGGTCTAAGGGAGAAATAGCAACAAAGCTGTCAAAATcgaggcaaaaaaaaaagataggggaaaacaaaatattttgacaaaattacaTAGCCATTCCAGTAATAATGCAAAAGTGTTGGTATAATAGTGAATTTATTCTAAAATTGTGCAACATTTTGGGGtcaaaaccaaagaaaaaagttCTGGGAACTACCAATTCTCGTTCTCTGTTGGGCAATTCCCTGAAATTCTTTTTCGTGTCacaaggaaaacaaagagaCTCCTTTATTCACTAACCCAATTATATAgccaccaaaaaataaaaaaataaaaagtaaaaaataacgggaaattgatattaaaaaagaTGAGTGATAACCAGCAACAACAGAGATGCCCATGTCTCTGTAACGATCAACGAAAATATCCACCGTGTCCTTGAACGCCTTGTGATCCAGCAACAACGTTGTTATATCTTGAAACATAATTCCTAccacaaaaatttcaaacaaaccaaaaaaaaatgagataatgGGTGATTTATACGGTCGCTAAAAGCTAACGAAAACAGAGGAAGCAAAAGGGAAGGCATTGAACCTTGTTTTGGGAAGTGAGGAACGACCCTTATGGCTTCTGAAATGGCTTGAAGCCTTGGGTCTCCCTTGAGTCCATTCTCTGCtgcaaacattttttttcctgagagACTATTTaccaaaagattttgtttttttctctctctctctctgtctctctctctttctctgtgtgTCGTCTTGAATAGCAGAGCTTTAGGTTTTTCCCTCCTAAACTGAGGTGGACGATAAAATTCTCTCTTCTCTATGTTGAGAGAGTTATTGTGATTTGTGAGTGCTTTAATATGTTGTTGTTGTCCGAACCAGAGCATTAAGCATTTCGAAAATTGATTGAGGTCGTTGTTCACGGCAACGCGATTTTTAAGCGCGTCTTTAACACGCCACATGCAAGCATTAATGGCCTGCGTCTCTCCTTTCCCATCAGACATCCCCGCCCTGCtctctcttctttatttatattttttctttcaaaattatataaataagtaaaacaGTACAAGTACCCTCTTTGACCGATAATATGATCATTTTCCGTTCAAATGAGATTGAAAGTATATcaaaaagggtatttttatctttttcacactttaatataataaaaatatctggacagaaattttctcctTCGACCTATTCTAATATGTGATAAGTGTCATCTTCTACATATTGAATgatacttgtcacttattaaagtagattgaaggaaatttctttcaaaccagtttaaaagaaatttgtgtctaaaatacttttccaatataactaactggatatatGATATTAATACTCTCAACTACCCTCTAACTATTTGTGTCCTCCAAACTACCGTGATTTTGTGTCAAATGTAATTTTATACACACTTTCACTTtcttaacacttttttttaggCATCTTAGTTGGCTTTTTTAAAATACTATTAAATTGGAGATGggtttttattgaattttaatttaattatgattttaaaaactaactAAGGGTGTGTGAACTTAAATGACCATGAACACTAAACCTAACTGACGATGAAATGAGAGTGTCTGTAACATCACTCATATCTCGTTCCCCCCACAAAGCTATcaagaagacaaaaatgactttaaaacattttcaataagacgaaagatctatatatataaatttgaaaaggaaaactaaaactagaaaaataaattaatttttttttttttttcagttttttagtttgaagttttttttttttaatttttttttatgaagggtatttttgttattgtagaaacatttacttttttaatagtttatgaAGGACATTGACAATTGAGAGATAATTTGATGGAGGTATATATAGAGTatacttttgcctttttttttaatttattgttatGGACGAGTTTAGTCGGttttatttgtcaattttttttttcaaaacaaaagtattattaaatatatttatttcacaTAATGATACtattttagaacaaaaaaaacacaaaacacattaacaagaGAAACTTGTTGAAATTGGAAGTTTTATAACAtgacataaaaaataagaaataaaaaaaattgtgttgcAATTTGAACTTATTCCgattccaaagaaaaaagatgcaTATGTATGTCAattattgtattttaaaaaaataaataaatacaaagaataaaagaaaagaaaaaaggaaataattgcATCTATTACTTTTAATATTAGCTTCTTTATTGTAAGTTATAATCAGCATCTCTATGATCCATCACAATCATGTTCTTGTTATTGTAATTCATTGTACTACAAATCTCTTTTTCTCGTTATATATTCATAGTATAACTCATTATCACTGTTAACATCAATCATAACACAATAATCACCactcatatttattttatgtgttaatACTATCATCACCATAGTAATTATTTCTCACCATCAATCATTGTCTCTATTAATTTCTATCACGTTTGAAGTGTAATAATAATGTCCACTCATTACTACAATtactaactatatatatattcaaaggaAGTTGCAAAGTGGCCAACAGGCATCAACCTGGTGGAGTAAAGCAAAGTTTGAATGGTCATATATAATTCtcaagcaaaaaataatttttttttcaaaaaataaaaataaaaaatagaagcaTTGCAATTGAGGGAAGGGTTTGATACACtataagagatttaatttatatatatatatatatatatatatatatatatatataaatcacattGGATAAATAATAAATGATAGGGGTTAATCATATATCAGGATGGAGGACATTAATCAGGCATTTacacaatattttaatttatgtcattCTTGACGCTTCTATTAATTCTACTTTTATAACTCTTATTTTCAAAGTTGATAACCATTCAAAGTGTCTAAATTGAGATACTGTTGCAAGTTCTTCCTTTTTGAATCAgacatatttatatttaaaagagGTTTACAATAAATTATCTCAAAACTTACTATGTGTCCCTCAGTTAGAGATGTTCCAAATATGTTTTTGGTCTATTAGAATGTCCtgtataaaataatttctaaagtGTTAGCTAATAGGCTATAGAGAGTATTGCAGTGCATCATCTCTCAAAATCAGAGACATGGCCTTAAAACTTGACATGAGTAAGGCCTATGGTTGAGTGAAATGAGATTCTTTTGAAGGCAACAATTAGAAAGGTTGGAATTGAAGATAGGTCGATAAATTTGATTATGACTTGTATTCGAACAATCACTTACTATAGAAACCCTAATTAATGGAAAACCCCatggttttatttgtttatcagAGGTCTCGTTATTCCCTTATCATCTTCTATGTACAGAAGGATTGAGCTCTCTTCTTTAAAAGGGGGAGCGTGAAGTAGAGATTACAGAAATATTTATAACGAATAGTAGAactaaattaaataagttaTTCTTTGTTGGTGATAGCTTATTGTTTTATAAAGCAAATCTTTTGAATGGTgtacattacaaaaattattggatgtgtatgaagaagCATTAGGGCATAAAcacaagaaggaaaaaaagtagaaaaacaTTAGTTTAAAGTGGACAAGAAGGAGAATTAAAACTAGATAATAGTGCATTAGTTGCTCAAGgatgggggaaaaaaaaaaaaagtcccaagAAAGtagaaaagcttttttttttttttttttttcttaaatatatcATCATTCACAAGAAAAATGTATCGTTtaaaaggggaagagaagagATATCTCGGAAAACACGTCCCAATCTAAAAAAATCTCACGCTGGCTCACAAAAAACTGTAGTATTATTATTCGTCCGAATGAATATGATTACGTATCAAGGAGGTATCGTTTTCAGCGATCTCTTTCCATATCATCGTATCTTTtgagaaccttttttttttttttttttaatttatttatttttttgagactTAAAACTTTGCACCTACTCGCATGTAGCATTTAACGTTGTTTAACAACCACAGCGTACCTCCTCTACACATACGACAAAAACCCTTCTCTCCACGTATTGGGAACCCAGTCAACGCCTAAATGTCAACCATCCACTCCACGCGCGGCAGCCTCGGAAgtaggatttttattttttatttatttaagtttttcCGTTTTCTTGGTAAGTAACATCAACCCGCTGTAGAATGGCTGacttctatatatttttcactGTTCACTGTATCTAACCTTACCAACGTTGCCCCCCATCAAAAATATTTCATCGGATTTAAAAacattatccaaaaaaattttttaactaattatATATTATCTTCATTAATTATGCTTTTAAGATGGAACAGTAATCGGACGGCCACGATGGACGACATTTATTACTTTCTTTTAaactaataatatataataatagtaACGCTAGTAGAAATAGGATCAAGAATGGTAGTAGGCTTATTGTACTTTTGAGAACACCGAGGAATGGCATTGTCGTCATTTCGGAGATATTGACGGCTACTGGTTGGCAGAGAATCAAGTAGCAGTAGATTTTGAGATTTTGGATGGTGGTGGTCCCGACTTCCAAGGGTGGTCCCCCTGACTTTGCATTAATGACGTGGCATTACACGATCTGAGCAGAGGGGAGAGGGTGGGTGTCTAGTTGTTGGGCCGTTCACGTGGCGCGATTAAAGGAAATGTGCAGCTGTTTGGTCATCAAGAAACTGACACGCGTCGAGATTGTGATCTATgagtttttgtctttttattgtaaataatatattgtctttttatattttgtggGTCCCAGGAGTTGGATACGAGCGACGTCACCTTTTGTATAACACATGCAGCAAAGCAAAACCTACCAAAATCCTCAGGCGTGAACTTGTGGATCACGCTCACATTTTGTTGTTCATTGTCGTTGGTGGAAAGA encodes the following:
- the LOC132190039 gene encoding adenine phosphoribosyltransferase 5 isoform X1 — its product is MFAAENGLKGDPRLQAISEAIRVVPHFPKQGIMFQDITTLLLDHKAFKDTVDIFVDRYRDMGISVVAGVEARGFMFGPSIALAIGAKFVPLRKPRKLPGEVISEAYVLEYGTDCLEMHVGAVQPGERALVIDDLVATGGTLSAAIRLLERVGAEVVECACVIGLPEVKGQRRLNGKPLYILVEPRKIDNGY
- the LOC132190039 gene encoding adenine phosphoribosyltransferase 5 isoform X2 encodes the protein MFAAENGLKGDPRLQAISEAIRVVPHFPKQGIMFQDITTLLLDHKAFKDTVDIFVDRYRDMGISVVAGVEARGFMFGPSIALAIGAKFVPLRKPRKLPGEVISEAYVLEYGTDCLEMHVGAVQPGERALVIDDLVATGGTLSAAIRLLVYGMQICCLSRTCGGRSG